One genomic segment of Dehalococcoidia bacterium includes these proteins:
- a CDS encoding glycosyltransferase family 1 protein produces MLERALFGAGRQLRPLFGDQSRAWHAIAAGPKRLVNRRGRPAPAMAEVDIFHSLFSPLPETRGGGAAAQVLTIWDLLPLTMPEHFPDAVGRRAVARAARSLVPARGHAICTSAAAKADLVSAVGIDPARVHVVPLAASAALFQPVADPARIADVRRTYGIPAGHYLLSLGAIDSRKNLPHLVRCFRRLQAERDAPPATLVIAGEYTERHRGPLAEVQASSAGEARIVFTGRVADADLAALYSGARAFVFPSLGEGFGLPPLEAMQCGTPVICSTAPALPEVTGDAALGVAPRDEAALVAALRAVLENDALASDLSQRSRQRAAQFSWRRTVAETVGVYERLLTGST; encoded by the coding sequence GTGCTGGAGCGGGCGCTGTTCGGCGCCGGCCGGCAGCTGCGGCCGCTGTTCGGCGACCAATCTCGTGCCTGGCATGCCATCGCCGCCGGACCGAAGCGGCTGGTAAACCGCCGAGGACGGCCGGCGCCGGCGATGGCCGAGGTCGACATCTTCCACTCGCTGTTCTCGCCGTTGCCCGAAACGCGCGGCGGCGGGGCTGCCGCGCAGGTTCTGACCATCTGGGACCTGCTGCCGCTCACGATGCCTGAGCATTTTCCAGATGCGGTCGGGCGGCGGGCCGTCGCTAGGGCCGCCCGCTCGCTTGTGCCGGCGCGGGGCCACGCGATCTGCACGAGCGCGGCGGCGAAGGCTGACCTGGTGAGTGCGGTCGGCATCGATCCGGCCCGCGTGCATGTGGTCCCGCTCGCCGCCTCAGCGGCACTCTTTCAGCCGGTAGCAGATCCAGCGCGGATCGCCGACGTTCGCCGGACCTACGGCATTCCTGCCGGCCACTACCTGCTCAGCCTCGGCGCGATCGATTCGCGCAAAAACCTGCCGCACCTGGTTCGCTGCTTCCGCAGGCTGCAGGCGGAACGGGACGCGCCGCCAGCCACGCTCGTCATTGCCGGCGAATACACGGAGCGCCACCGAGGACCCCTGGCCGAGGTGCAGGCCAGCAGCGCAGGCGAGGCCCGGATCGTCTTCACCGGCCGGGTAGCCGACGCAGACCTGGCCGCTCTGTACAGCGGAGCGCGGGCTTTCGTCTTTCCCTCGCTCGGCGAAGGCTTCGGCTTGCCCCCGTTGGAGGCAATGCAGTGCGGCACGCCGGTCATTTGCTCCACTGCGCCGGCGTTACCCGAGGTGACCGGCGACGCGGCCCTGGGCGTCGCCCCGCGCGACGAGGCCGCGCTCGTCGCCGCACTGCGGGCCGTGCTCGAAAACGATGCCCTCGCCAGCGATCTCAGCCAGCGCAGCAGGCAACGCGCCGCGCAGTTTAGTTGGCGTCGAACGGTGGCTGAGACGGTAGGGGTCTACGAACGATTGCTCACCGGCTCAACCTGA
- a CDS encoding enoyl-CoA hydratase/isomerase family protein — MAIVETEQSDGIMVIRMNRPERLNALGTELRGALTEAWRSFRDSRGVEVAIFTGTGRAFCAGEDMKESVARGSAPAGGPGARSDADNPYEVGTLDKPVIAAINGFAMGGGFLQAERADLRLAVRGAVFEMSEAKRWLLGGYQHGMIGGLSHAVATEMAFAYRFSADRLYELGWLNRLTDAEELLPAAREMAAHLLTLPPASRVNTLAMMRALRPRVPDDLERLAGRLRDHGAKDDLMESRRAFAEKRPPRFKGWDDPADRERTPKLAAVQVEHATRP; from the coding sequence ATGGCGATCGTCGAGACGGAACAGAGCGACGGTATTATGGTGATCCGCATGAACCGGCCGGAGCGCCTGAACGCGCTCGGGACCGAGCTGCGCGGGGCTCTGACCGAGGCATGGCGAAGCTTTCGCGACAGCCGTGGCGTCGAAGTCGCGATCTTTACCGGCACGGGCCGCGCCTTCTGCGCCGGCGAAGACATGAAGGAGTCCGTGGCGCGCGGCAGCGCCCCGGCCGGCGGACCTGGGGCGCGCAGCGATGCGGATAATCCGTACGAGGTGGGCACGCTGGACAAGCCCGTGATCGCGGCGATCAACGGCTTCGCTATGGGCGGCGGCTTCTTGCAGGCCGAGCGGGCCGACCTGCGCCTGGCCGTGCGTGGTGCGGTGTTCGAGATGTCGGAGGCGAAGCGCTGGCTGCTCGGCGGCTATCAGCACGGCATGATCGGCGGCCTCTCGCACGCCGTCGCCACGGAGATGGCCTTCGCCTACCGCTTCAGCGCCGATCGACTCTATGAGCTGGGCTGGCTGAACCGCTTGACCGATGCCGAGGAGCTGCTGCCCGCCGCGCGCGAGATGGCCGCGCACCTGCTGACGTTGCCGCCCGCGTCCCGCGTCAACACGCTGGCGATGATGCGGGCGCTGCGGCCGCGCGTTCCCGACGATCTGGAGCGCCTGGCCGGCCGCCTGCGCGATCACGGCGCCAAAGACGACCTCATGGAGTCTCGCCGCGCCTTCGCCGAGAAGCGCCCGCCGCGCTTCAAGGGCTGGGACGACCCGGCGGACCGCGAGCGCACGCCGAAGCTGGCCGCCGTGCAAGTCGAACATGCGACCCGCCCGTGA
- a CDS encoding metal-sensitive transcriptional regulator, with amino-acid sequence MTAQHAETLTAIQTRLRRVEGQVRGILRMLDEGRECEDVLTQLTAVRAGLDQATLALLDRHVEYCVLSGDAAEPERLKQIQRAMRLIARYDASPLPAARDEA; translated from the coding sequence ATGACCGCGCAGCATGCCGAAACCCTTACGGCGATTCAGACACGGCTGCGGCGCGTGGAGGGCCAGGTGCGCGGCATTCTGCGCATGCTGGACGAGGGCCGCGAGTGCGAAGACGTGCTGACGCAGCTCACCGCCGTGCGCGCCGGACTGGACCAGGCGACCCTGGCGTTGCTCGATCGCCACGTCGAGTACTGCGTGCTCAGCGGCGACGCCGCCGAGCCGGAGCGGCTGAAGCAGATCCAGCGCGCCATGCGCCTGATCGCCCGCTACGACGCCTCACCGCTGCCCGCCGCGCGCGATGAGGCCTGA
- a CDS encoding glycosyltransferase → MATTARAQRLGIAQRHAFPHGTRLLLDCRLLGPSGAGRTTELLLRSLAADPPPGRWLLWGPAAVRGYAWDGAEWIANAHPLLALKGQRDVLALPPHDIAVYLHQIRPLRPGPSLTLIYDTIQIRYNGSSAARAFKRLFLMAAARLSTAVLTVSDYSHRRLCADLHVPAEKVHVLRLPVDAAQAERVRARRAVSGIRPEALFVGRFSPHKNLPRLLHAFARCAFCRRGGRLRLLGGGAQEAAALASWAAARGLADGVSFDGAVSQAELERAYARARLLVQPSLEEGFGLPVWEALACGLPVVVSDGGALPEIVGAAAQPVPVRSVAALAEAIDAADAGPTPGGPPPPHVAARFENDLGAQLISALGTAFQRW, encoded by the coding sequence ATGGCAACGACGGCGCGGGCGCAGCGCCTCGGCATCGCGCAACGGCATGCCTTTCCGCATGGCACGCGTCTGCTGCTCGACTGCCGGTTGCTCGGACCGAGCGGCGCAGGCCGCACCACGGAATTACTGCTGCGCTCCCTCGCAGCCGACCCGCCGCCGGGGCGCTGGCTGCTCTGGGGGCCGGCCGCGGTTCGAGGCTACGCCTGGGACGGCGCCGAGTGGATCGCGAACGCCCATCCGTTGCTCGCCCTCAAGGGCCAGCGCGACGTCCTGGCGCTGCCGCCGCACGACATCGCGGTCTACCTGCACCAGATCCGGCCGCTTCGGCCCGGCCCCAGCCTCACGCTGATCTACGACACGATCCAGATTCGCTACAACGGCAGCAGCGCGGCGCGGGCGTTCAAGCGGCTGTTTCTCATGGCCGCTGCCCGGCTTTCGACCGCAGTGTTGACCGTCTCCGACTACTCACACCGCCGGCTTTGTGCCGACCTGCACGTCCCGGCCGAGAAGGTGCACGTCCTGCGACTGCCGGTCGACGCGGCGCAGGCTGAGCGCGTGCGGGCGCGGCGCGCGGTGTCGGGCATCCGGCCGGAGGCGCTGTTCGTCGGTCGCTTCAGCCCGCACAAGAACCTGCCGCGGTTGCTGCACGCCTTCGCGCGCTGCGCGTTCTGCCGGCGCGGCGGCCGGCTGCGCCTGCTGGGCGGCGGTGCGCAAGAGGCGGCGGCATTGGCGAGCTGGGCGGCTGCGCGCGGTCTCGCGGATGGTGTCTCCTTCGACGGTGCGGTTTCTCAGGCCGAGCTGGAGCGGGCCTACGCGCGGGCGCGGCTGCTGGTGCAGCCGTCGCTGGAGGAAGGCTTCGGTCTCCCCGTCTGGGAAGCGCTGGCGTGCGGGTTGCCGGTAGTGGTGAGCGACGGCGGCGCCCTGCCGGAGATCGTCGGCGCCGCGGCGCAGCCGGTCCCCGTGCGCTCCGTGGCGGCGCTCGCCGAAGCTATCGATGCGGCGGACGCGGGTCCGACGCCGGGCGGCCCGCCGCCGCCGCACGTCGCTGCCCGCTTCGAGAACGACCTTGGCGCGCAGCTCATCTCCGCGCTGGGCACGGCGTTCCAGCGATGGTGA
- a CDS encoding IS5/IS1182 family transposase: CCHNRLKQFRALATRYDKRGWNYRAMVVIAALLLWLPK; encoded by the coding sequence AGTGCTGCCACAACCGGCTGAAGCAGTTCCGCGCCCTGGCCACCCGCTACGACAAGCGAGGCTGGAACTACCGCGCCATGGTGGTGATTGCCGCATTACTGCTGTGGCTCCCCAAGTGA
- a CDS encoding class I SAM-dependent methyltransferase produces MPTGDRDRPAPRRDEHPDPYRAIAPFYDRTLAGFEEDVPLYEAFARRLDAPVLDLGVGTGRVAMALAHGQRRIVGIDRSAAMLALAVRALRRRQADRVDLVRGDLRALPLRGGFGLILCACDSFLHLPNAEAQLETLRACRRLLHPAGRLVLDLPGPAGDWGDWAPGARPLVLDWSEAGPGGRVSRFTTFRADAAAQTRDVTDIYEEIAADGSVKRVVAEYRLRFVFPAELRLLIVAAALRLDALYGSYELDGFDQYSGRMIAVAACDGV; encoded by the coding sequence ATGCCGACAGGCGACCGCGACCGTCCGGCACCGAGGCGGGACGAGCATCCCGACCCGTACCGCGCGATTGCGCCGTTCTACGACCGTACGCTCGCCGGCTTCGAAGAGGACGTTCCCCTCTATGAAGCGTTCGCGCGGCGGCTGGACGCGCCGGTGCTCGATCTCGGCGTAGGCACCGGCCGCGTGGCGATGGCCCTTGCCCACGGCCAACGGCGGATAGTCGGCATCGACCGTTCCGCCGCGATGCTGGCGCTGGCCGTCCGGGCGCTGCGCCGGCGACAGGCAGACCGTGTCGATCTCGTGCGTGGCGATCTGCGGGCGCTGCCCTTACGCGGCGGCTTCGGGTTGATCCTCTGCGCCTGCGACAGCTTCCTGCATCTGCCGAACGCCGAGGCCCAGCTCGAGACCCTGCGTGCCTGCCGCCGACTGCTGCATCCCGCCGGCCGGCTCGTGCTGGATCTGCCCGGGCCCGCCGGCGATTGGGGCGACTGGGCGCCGGGCGCACGGCCGCTGGTGCTGGATTGGAGCGAGGCGGGGCCGGGCGGCCGCGTGAGCCGCTTCACCACCTTCCGCGCCGACGCCGCCGCCCAGACTCGCGATGTGACCGACATCTACGAGGAGATCGCGGCCGATGGCAGCGTGAAGCGCGTGGTGGCGGAGTACCGCCTGCGCTTCGTCTTTCCCGCCGAACTGCGCCTGCTGATTGTCGCCGCCGCTCTGCGCCTGGATGCGCTGTACGGCAGCTACGAGCTGGACGGGTTCGACCAGTACAGCGGGCGGATGATCGCCGTTGCGGCGTGTGACGGCGTGTGA
- the trxA gene encoding thioredoxin has translation MATNEVKDVEEVTDGSFQADVLQSGKPVLVDFWAPWCGPCRMVAPIVKELAGEYEGQVEFRKLNTDENPQVATTYGIRSIPTLMLFKGGQRVDQIVGFRPKAQIKERIEAALA, from the coding sequence ATGGCAACCAATGAAGTGAAGGACGTGGAGGAAGTGACCGACGGCAGCTTCCAGGCGGACGTCCTTCAGTCCGGCAAGCCGGTGCTCGTGGACTTCTGGGCGCCGTGGTGCGGGCCCTGCCGCATGGTGGCGCCGATCGTGAAGGAACTGGCCGGCGAGTACGAGGGCCAGGTCGAGTTTCGCAAGCTGAACACGGACGAGAATCCGCAGGTGGCCACGACCTACGGCATCCGCAGCATTCCGACGCTGATGCTGTTCAAGGGCGGCCAGCGCGTCGATCAGATCGTAGGCTTCCGCCCGAAGGCGCAGATCAAGGAGCGCATCGAGGCCGCGCTGGCCTAG
- a CDS encoding MFS transporter, which translates to MTVPEESRVPLEAGDPSRVIVGAVAAPAAGRRLALAGSASLLGVAGVALVAFSMRTAVSGVPPILNRLGLSGAGQSLLTTIPVLCFGAGALAGPRLRGRFGEERAIFGLLLALLAGIVLRAIWPDPALFPGTVLAGLAVALLNVLLPSLVKRRFPQRAGALMAAYPTVMTLGSALAAAATVPVVDATPLRLHGALGIWALPVLLALAGWLPQLRVHGRERGSHAPRSSSPLWRVPLAWQLTFTMGLGSLVFYGELSWLPAIYRDRGLSDAQAGLLLSVLSLVGIVGNVAAPLLAVRLATQRRVVAAIVAVSAIGVLGVLWAPTASAFFWVALLGVGQGGSLSLSLLLIVLRAADSDVSARLSSMAQAGGYLIAALGPLVMGLLHTATGSWTLSLLTLLGFTLAIGPAGFAAARNLVIERDGRVHEGPAYAAATSRRGN; encoded by the coding sequence ATGACCGTTCCGGAAGAGTCCCGTGTGCCGCTGGAGGCCGGAGATCCGTCGCGCGTGATAGTTGGCGCGGTGGCGGCGCCGGCCGCCGGACGGCGGCTGGCGCTGGCCGGGAGCGCGTCGCTGCTGGGCGTCGCCGGCGTGGCGCTGGTGGCCTTCAGCATGCGCACGGCGGTTTCCGGCGTGCCGCCGATCCTCAATCGCCTGGGCCTGAGCGGCGCCGGACAGTCGCTGCTGACCACGATCCCGGTGCTCTGCTTCGGCGCCGGCGCCCTCGCTGGCCCGCGTCTGCGCGGACGCTTCGGCGAGGAGCGCGCGATCTTCGGTCTGCTGCTGGCGCTGCTGGCAGGCATTGTGCTGCGGGCGATCTGGCCCGATCCGGCGCTCTTCCCTGGCACGGTGCTCGCCGGCCTTGCCGTGGCGCTGTTGAATGTGCTGCTGCCGAGCCTGGTCAAGCGGCGCTTTCCGCAGCGAGCGGGAGCGCTGATGGCGGCCTATCCCACGGTGATGACGCTGGGTTCGGCGCTGGCGGCCGCCGCCACCGTACCCGTGGTGGACGCGACGCCCCTGCGCCTGCATGGGGCGCTGGGAATCTGGGCCTTGCCGGTGCTGCTTGCGCTCGCCGGCTGGTTGCCGCAACTGCGCGTCCACGGCCGCGAACGGGGCAGCCACGCGCCGCGGAGCAGCTCGCCCCTCTGGCGCGTGCCGCTCGCCTGGCAGCTCACCTTCACGATGGGACTCGGCTCGCTGGTCTTCTACGGCGAGCTCTCCTGGCTGCCCGCCATCTACCGCGATCGCGGCCTGAGCGACGCCCAGGCCGGCCTGCTGCTCTCCGTACTCAGCCTGGTGGGCATCGTCGGCAACGTCGCCGCGCCGCTGCTGGCGGTGCGCCTCGCGACGCAGCGTCGAGTCGTGGCAGCGATCGTCGCTGTCTCGGCGATCGGCGTGCTCGGCGTTCTCTGGGCGCCCACCGCCAGCGCCTTCTTCTGGGTCGCCTTGCTGGGCGTGGGGCAGGGCGGATCGCTCAGTCTTTCGCTGCTGCTGATCGTGCTGCGCGCCGCGGACAGCGATGTCTCGGCGCGGCTCTCCAGCATGGCGCAGGCGGGCGGCTACCTGATCGCGGCTCTGGGGCCCCTGGTGATGGGACTGCTGCACACGGCGACCGGAAGCTGGACGCTGTCGCTGCTGACCTTGCTCGGCTTTACGCTGGCGATCGGCCCGGCCGGCTTCGCCGCCGCGCGCAACCTCGTGATCGAGCGCGACGGCCGCGTGCACGAGGGTCCGGCGTACGCCGCGGCGACCTCGCGGCGCGGCAACTGA
- a CDS encoding ThuA domain-containing protein has protein sequence MSAATPGRAHLIAGGFPPGKDAGHDHDYARLRLLELLAEQAIPASAASDFVDVERWLPISRLLITYVAGPYPNAEQSLAIRRWLESGGRWLGLHGTAGGKAVRVEGSRQRRMLKLEHHAVLGGYFLTHPPIRRFRVDVGDAPDQLTKGLPESFEVADEPYFIEVQDPSSTRVLLSAEYGPEAVSPAIGTIYDEDTSLQADGKTRVLGYTRPIGDGGVTYIALGHCHNPTNNVQGSVDRSVDPNNVTPLTFRDPWEHAAYQTLLRNAIAWGIGA, from the coding sequence ATGTCGGCTGCAACTCCGGGCCGCGCGCACCTGATCGCCGGCGGCTTTCCCCCCGGCAAGGATGCCGGCCACGACCACGACTACGCCCGGCTGCGCTTGCTCGAACTGCTGGCCGAGCAAGCGATCCCTGCTTCGGCCGCCAGCGACTTCGTCGACGTCGAGCGGTGGCTGCCGATCAGCCGCCTGCTGATTACCTACGTCGCCGGACCATATCCGAACGCCGAGCAGTCGCTGGCAATCAGGCGCTGGTTGGAGTCCGGCGGGCGCTGGCTGGGGTTGCACGGCACGGCCGGCGGCAAGGCCGTGCGGGTGGAGGGCTCACGTCAGCGGCGCATGCTCAAGCTCGAACATCACGCGGTGTTGGGCGGCTACTTCCTCACCCACCCGCCGATCCGCCGCTTTCGCGTGGACGTCGGCGACGCCCCCGACCAACTGACGAAGGGACTGCCCGAATCCTTCGAGGTGGCCGACGAACCGTACTTCATCGAGGTGCAGGATCCCAGCTCGACGCGGGTGCTGCTGAGCGCCGAGTACGGTCCGGAGGCGGTTTCGCCGGCGATCGGCACGATCTACGACGAGGACACCTCGTTGCAGGCCGACGGCAAGACGCGTGTGCTCGGCTACACGCGGCCGATCGGCGACGGCGGCGTGACCTACATCGCGCTGGGCCATTGCCACAACCCGACGAACAACGTGCAGGGCTCGGTGGATCGCAGCGTGGATCCGAACAACGTCACGCCCCTCACCTTCCGCGACCCGTGGGAGCATGCGGCCTATCAAACGCTGCTGCGCAACGCCATCGCGTGGGGCATCGGCGCCTAA
- the plsX gene encoding phosphate acyltransferase PlsX → MNQRRVAVDAMGGDHAPAAVIEGSVAAARELGIAVTLVGDEAVIRRELGRHGAAPPALKIEHAPAAVAMDEHATAGLRHRRDTSLAVGVGLVKDGRAGAFVSAGNSGATMAVATMLLGRQPGIERPALGTVFPSERGRFLLLDVGANADARPSYLVQFAELGRGYAERVLRVGRPRVGLLNIGEEPGKGSEFAREVHERLAACPGLNFIGNIEGKDLTRGLADVVVTDGFTGNVAIKTAEGVAEFIMRELRGALTSRLRYKLAALALRPALLALRGRIDYAEYGGAPLLGLNGAVLISHGRSNARAIRSAVRAAQEAAALDWPAPAQASSRAAGSGEAS, encoded by the coding sequence ATGAACCAACGCCGCGTCGCGGTCGATGCCATGGGTGGCGATCATGCGCCCGCGGCCGTGATCGAGGGCAGCGTCGCGGCGGCGCGGGAACTCGGCATCGCCGTCACGCTGGTGGGCGACGAGGCGGTGATCCGCCGCGAGCTGGGCCGGCACGGCGCCGCGCCGCCGGCCCTGAAGATCGAGCACGCGCCCGCCGCGGTGGCGATGGACGAGCATGCGACCGCCGGCCTGCGCCACCGTCGCGACACCTCGCTGGCGGTCGGCGTCGGCCTCGTCAAAGACGGCCGCGCCGGCGCCTTCGTTTCCGCCGGCAACTCCGGTGCGACGATGGCCGTCGCCACGATGCTGCTGGGGCGGCAGCCCGGCATCGAGCGGCCTGCGCTCGGCACCGTCTTCCCCAGCGAACGCGGCCGCTTCCTGCTGCTCGACGTGGGCGCCAACGCCGACGCCAGGCCGTCGTACCTGGTGCAGTTCGCGGAGCTGGGCCGCGGCTACGCGGAACGGGTGCTGCGCGTCGGCCGGCCTCGGGTTGGCCTGCTCAACATCGGCGAAGAGCCGGGCAAGGGCAGCGAGTTCGCGCGAGAGGTGCACGAGCGTCTCGCGGCCTGCCCCGGCCTCAACTTCATCGGCAACATTGAGGGCAAAGACCTCACGCGCGGGTTGGCCGATGTCGTCGTCACCGACGGCTTCACGGGGAATGTAGCCATCAAGACCGCCGAGGGCGTGGCCGAGTTCATCATGCGCGAGCTGCGCGGCGCCCTCACCTCGCGCCTGCGCTACAAGCTCGCGGCGCTGGCGCTGCGTCCCGCCTTGCTCGCACTGCGCGGACGCATCGACTACGCCGAGTACGGCGGCGCACCGCTGCTGGGGTTGAACGGCGCCGTCCTGATCAGCCACGGTCGCAGCAACGCGCGGGCGATACGTTCGGCGGTGCGCGCCGCGCAGGAGGCAGCGGCGCTGGACTGGCCGGCGCCGGCTCAGGCCTCATCGCGCGCGGCGGGCAGCGGTGAGGCGTCGTAG
- a CDS encoding alpha/beta hydrolase, with the protein MTRTSVRYNPAAQVQFMVEDVEYRRDGDRAWLARLYRPQATGPLPALLEIHGGAWNSGDRTANPALAEGLAASGVFVASIDFRMGGADPYPSSLADINYATRWLKLHAAGFNAEAASVGGLGISSGGHLIMLSAMRPGDARYAALPIDGADADATLAYFISCWGVLDPYGRYRMAQERGNGDLVANHDRYFLSVDAMHEANPLEILQRGERASLPPALLIQGTADTGVPYGMIEEVASRYNAAGGEAELALFEGMPHGIAGWPAADVAAMVDRMKGFIARRLGLILASA; encoded by the coding sequence ATGACTCGGACGTCGGTCAGGTACAACCCGGCGGCGCAGGTCCAGTTCATGGTGGAGGATGTGGAGTACCGCCGTGACGGCGACCGCGCCTGGCTGGCACGGCTCTACCGCCCGCAGGCCACCGGTCCGCTGCCGGCGCTGCTGGAGATCCACGGCGGCGCCTGGAACAGCGGCGACCGCACGGCTAACCCCGCCCTGGCCGAGGGCCTCGCGGCGAGCGGCGTGTTCGTCGCCTCGATCGACTTCCGCATGGGCGGCGCCGATCCCTATCCCTCGTCGCTCGCGGATATCAACTACGCGACCCGCTGGCTGAAGCTGCACGCGGCCGGATTCAATGCCGAGGCCGCGAGCGTCGGTGGACTGGGCATCTCCAGCGGCGGCCACCTGATCATGCTCAGCGCCATGCGGCCGGGAGACGCACGCTATGCGGCGTTGCCAATCGACGGCGCCGACGCGGACGCGACGCTCGCCTACTTCATCTCCTGCTGGGGGGTGCTCGACCCGTACGGTCGCTACCGCATGGCCCAGGAGCGCGGCAACGGCGATCTGGTGGCGAACCACGACCGCTACTTCCTCAGCGTCGACGCGATGCATGAAGCGAATCCGCTGGAGATCCTCCAGCGGGGCGAGCGAGCCTCCTTGCCGCCTGCGCTGCTGATCCAGGGCACGGCGGATACGGGTGTGCCGTACGGCATGATCGAAGAGGTCGCTTCACGCTACAACGCCGCCGGCGGTGAGGCCGAGCTGGCCCTGTTCGAAGGGATGCCGCACGGCATCGCCGGCTGGCCCGCCGCGGACGTTGCCGCCATGGTCGACCGCATGAAGGGGTTCATCGCCCGGCGGCTCGGCCTCATCCTCGCGTCAGCGTAG
- a CDS encoding cobalamin-independent methionine synthase II family protein, whose translation MKRSSQHILTTHTGSLPRPPDLVQLIRESESGTLADRGAFEGRVREAVNEAVRRQADAGIDVVNDGEMGKPGYATYIKDRATGFGGPHRVTTVQAEARDFPEFTERRVVGGGAAILRPSCNGPIAWKDFAAVQRDIDNLKAATAGASVEEVFMSSASPGVIAIFLGNEYYPSQEAYLAALASVMRDEYNAIHQAGFLLQLDCPDLAMSRHLRFGDLNIAEFCTIVAQHVAVLNEATKDIPPDRMRLHLCWGNYEGPHHLDVPLAEIIDIVLTARPAAISFEGANPRHEHEWKVWKDTKLPPGKLIIPGVIDSTTNFIEHPELVAERIYRYAELVGRENVIAGSDCGFGTFATSSTVDPRITWAKLRSLAEGARIASDALW comes from the coding sequence ATGAAGCGCAGCAGCCAGCACATCCTGACCACGCACACCGGCAGCCTGCCGCGGCCGCCCGACCTGGTGCAGCTCATCCGCGAGTCCGAGTCCGGCACCCTCGCCGACCGCGGCGCCTTCGAGGGCCGTGTGCGCGAGGCGGTGAACGAAGCGGTGCGCCGCCAGGCCGACGCCGGCATCGACGTCGTCAACGACGGCGAGATGGGCAAGCCCGGCTACGCGACCTACATCAAGGACCGCGCCACCGGTTTCGGCGGGCCGCACCGCGTTACCACCGTCCAGGCCGAAGCCCGCGACTTCCCCGAGTTCACCGAGCGGCGCGTGGTCGGCGGCGGGGCGGCGATCCTGCGGCCTTCGTGCAACGGGCCGATCGCCTGGAAGGACTTCGCCGCGGTGCAGCGCGACATCGACAACCTCAAGGCGGCGACGGCCGGAGCGTCGGTCGAAGAGGTCTTCATGAGCTCTGCTTCGCCGGGCGTGATCGCGATCTTCCTGGGCAACGAGTATTACCCGAGCCAGGAAGCGTACCTTGCCGCGCTGGCGAGCGTGATGCGCGACGAATACAACGCGATCCACCAGGCGGGCTTCCTCCTCCAGCTCGACTGCCCGGACCTGGCGATGAGCCGCCATCTGCGTTTCGGCGACCTGAACATCGCGGAGTTCTGCACGATCGTGGCCCAGCACGTTGCGGTCCTGAACGAGGCGACGAAGGATATTCCCCCCGATCGCATGCGCCTGCACCTGTGCTGGGGCAACTACGAAGGGCCGCACCACCTGGACGTACCCCTCGCCGAGATCATCGACATCGTGCTGACGGCGCGCCCGGCCGCAATCTCCTTCGAAGGCGCCAACCCGCGCCACGAGCACGAGTGGAAGGTGTGGAAGGACACGAAGTTGCCGCCCGGCAAGCTGATCATTCCCGGGGTGATCGACTCGACGACCAACTTCATCGAGCACCCCGAGCTGGTGGCCGAGCGCATCTACCGCTACGCCGAGCTGGTGGGCCGGGAGAACGTGATCGCCGGCAGCGACTGCGGTTTCGGCACGTTCGCCACCTCCAGCACGGTCGATCCGCGCATCACCTGGGCGAAGCTGCGGTCGCTTGCTGAGGGCGCCCGCATCGCCAGCGACGCGCTCTGGTAG